A genomic window from Quercus lobata isolate SW786 chromosome 10, ValleyOak3.0 Primary Assembly, whole genome shotgun sequence includes:
- the LOC115962699 gene encoding pentatricopeptide repeat-containing protein At3g48250, chloroplastic, whose product MNRARPILTSLRLANSLLSTRVSSTRSLFTQVTQYSDFHSLSKNQSFSHSHFLNTHQKLFFSSKPNSAIELVLANDWSYELEHELEKSCPTLTHETVIYILKKLDKDPEKAGSFFNWVCENTGFRPSSLVYSLMLRILVNKETMKQFWITLRKMKEQGFYVDEETYLTIAGQLKKAKMASDVVALNHFHNRMLSENAMENVVRKVVDIVLGSEWSNGVENELGEMKIVLSDNFVIRVLKVLRNYPSKALSFFHWVGRCNNGHEHNTVTYNAVARVLGRDDSIELFWSVVEEMKSAGHEMDIDTYIKISRQFQKVKMMEDAVKLYEFMMDSPFKPSVQDCSMLLRSISANDNPNLDLVFRVAKKYESAGHTLSKVVYDGIHRSLTSAGRFDEAENIMKAMRNAGYQPDNITYSQLVFGLCKARRLEDACKVLDEMEAEGFLPDIKTWTILIQGHCVANELDKALMCLAKMVEKNCNIDADLLEVLINGFLHWNRIDGAYRLLVEIVNKERISPWQATYKKLIEKLLGNGKLEEALKLLHLMKKQNYPPFPEPFVKYISKFGTVEDAADFLKALSVKEYPSSSAYLHVFQSFFQEGRESEAKDLLFKCPHHIRKHSEICNLFGSAQNDNATS is encoded by the coding sequence ATGAACAGAGCTAGGCCAATCCTCACATCACTCAGACTCGCCAACTCGCTCCTCTCGACTCGGGTCTCCTCAACTCGGTCTCTCTTCACTCAGGTGACTCAGTACTCTGACTTTCattctctttcaaaaaatcaatcTTTTTCCCATTCCCATTTCCTCAATACCCATCAAAAGCTATTCTTCTCATCGAAACCAAACTCGGCCATTGAACTCGTTCTGGCCAACGATTGGTCCTACGAGTTGGAgcacgagttagaaaaatcgTGTCCAACGCTGACCCATGAAACAGTTATTTACATTTTGAAGAAACTGGACAAAGACCCAGAAAAAGCTGGAAGCTTTTTCAACTGGGTCTGTGAGAATACTGGGTTTAGACCCAGTTCTTTGGTGTATAGCTTAATGCTTAGGATTTTGGTTAACAAAGAGACAATGAAGCAGTTTTGGATTACACTTAGGAAAATGAAAGAGCAAGGGTTTTATGTTGATGAGGAAACATATTTGACAATTGCGGGGCAGTTAAAGAAAGCAAAGATGGCCAGTGATGTAGTGGCTTTGAACCACTTTCACAATAGGATGCTTTCAGAGAATGCAATGGAGAATGTTGTGAGGAAAGTGGTTGATATTGTTTTGGGGTCAGAGTGGAGTAATGGGGTTGAGAATGAATTGGGGGAGATGAAAATTGTGTTATCAGATAATTTCGTGATACGGGTTTTGAAGGTACTTCGGAATTACCCTTCGAAAGCTTTGAGTTTTTTTCATTGGGTTGGCAGGTGTAATAATGGTCACGAGCACAATACAGTGACTTATAATGCGGTTGCCAGGGTTCTCGGTAGGGATGATTCAATTGAGCTTTTTTGGAGTGTTGTTGAGGAGATGAAGAGTGCTGGTCATGAAATGGATATTGACACTTATATAAAGATATCGAGGCAGTTTCAGAAGGTCAAGATGATGGAGGATGCGGTGAAGCTTTATGAGTTCATGATGGACAGTCCATTTAAGCCCTCGGTCCAGGACTGCAGCATGCTTTTAAGAAGCATCTCAGCCAATGATAACCCaaatttggatttggtttttCGAGTTGCAAAGAAATATGAGTCAGCGGGGCATACTCTTTCTAAGGTTGTGTATGATGGGATTCATAGATCGTTGACAAGCGCAGGGAGGTTTGATGAGGCAGAGAATATTATGAAGGCTATGAGAAACGCAGGGTATCAGCCTGATAACATTACGTACAGCCAATTGGTTTTTGGACTTTGTAAGGCAAGGAGGCTTGAAGATGCTTGTAAGGTGCTGGATGAGATGGAAGCAGAAGGATTTCTTCCTGATATTAAGACTTGGACAATTTTGATTCAAGGGCATTGTGTAGCTAATGAACTTGACAAGGCGTTAATGTGTTTGGCAAAGATGGTAGAGAAGAACTGCAATATTGATGCTGATCTATTGGAAGTCTTAATAAACGGTTTCCTACATTGGAACAGAATAGATGGTGCATACAGATTGCTTGTGGAGATTGTAAATAAGGAACGTATAAGCCCTTGGCAAGCTACATATAAAAAACTGATTGAAAAGCTTTTAGGCAATGGGAAACTTGAAGAAGCACTGAAATTGCTTCATTTGATGAAGAAGCAAAACTACCCACCTTTCCCAGAACCCTTTGTCAAATATATTTCAAAGTTTGGGACTGTGGAGGATGCTGCAGATTTTTTGAAGGCATTGAGCGTGAAAGAATATCCTTCCTCTTCAGCTTATCTTCATGTTTTCCAATCATTCTTTCAAGAAGGTAGAGAGTCTGAAGCCAAAGATCTGCTTTTCAAGTGCCCTCATCATATTCGTAAGCATAGCGAAATTTGCAATCTTTTTGGTTCTGCACAGAACGACAATGCCACTTCATGA